A single window of Methanotorris formicicus Mc-S-70 DNA harbors:
- a CDS encoding transposase, translated as MFPKIRYNKLVERLNRYEELLFEIQSIFLNKNCLLSIDTIPIETKELIRKYRHEKIGKSMLIKKDGIVGYNASKKRYYFGYKATYTTDGMYLTLLFVSPANQHDLDVLKDNYKLFVKNFSNCSIIGDKGYIDEGFQNMLGWGNVYFESIKRNNMIKSFIEKIKYKILNKLRKTIETNFSKLVEMFPKRIRAISKRGFSVKLLLFTIAYNIKTLYDVKFR; from the coding sequence TTGTTTCCGAAAATAAGATACAACAAATTAGTTGAGCGATTAAACAGATATGAAGAACTTTTATTCGAAATTCAGAGCATATTTTTAAATAAAAACTGTTTATTGTCTATAGATACAATTCCAATCGAAACAAAAGAACTTATAAGGAAATATAGACATGAAAAAATAGGAAAATCAATGTTAATTAAAAAAGATGGTATAGTTGGCTACAATGCATCAAAAAAACGTTATTATTTCGGATATAAAGCAACATACACTACTGACGGAATGTATCTAACTCTATTGTTTGTAAGTCCTGCAAATCAGCATGATTTGGATGTCTTGAAAGATAATTATAAACTGTTTGTTAAGAACTTCTCAAACTGCTCTATAATTGGAGATAAGGGTTATATAGATGAAGGTTTTCAAAATATGTTAGGATGGGGAAACGTTTATTTCGAATCTATAAAAAGAAATAACATGATTAAATCGTTTATAGAAAAGATAAAGTATAAAATACTAAATAAATTGAGAAAAACTATCGAAACAAACTTTTCAAAGTTGGTTGAAATGTTCCCAAAGCGTATAAGAGCCATAAGTAAAAGAGGATTTAGCGTTAAATTATTGCTCTTTACAATCGCCTATAATATTAAGACGTTGTATGATGTTAAATTTAGGTAA